CCTTCCGCTCCATGGGCATTTCCATACCTTATGACGTTTCCCTGATCGGATTCGACGACTTCAACTTAGCCACGTTCACCGATCCGCAGATAACCGTCGTCTCACAGCCCGTGTCTGAAATCGGTCGTACGGCCGCCCGGCTGTTGTTCGACAGACTCTCGGGGAAAAGCAACGACATGCAAAAAATACGCTTTGAAACCAAGCTGGTAGTCCGAGGCTCCGTGAGCCATCGAAGCGGCCGTTAAGCGCCGGATATACTATTCCAAAAATTATTTTGAGTGCTACTTGCCAGCCCACGACTCTTGTGCGTTAAATATATGTGAGATCGATCTCACATTGTTTCAAAGATCATTTGTGCAGGCACGCCATCGCGCTTTGAAAGCGATTTCGCGGAGCGCAAAACGGGAAGGTCCTTATGCTCAACTTCGATAGAGATCGCTTTGTGAAGATACAAAGCGGCGCAGTCGCAATCGCTGACGACGTGCGCACCCTGATGCGCGATCTGCTCAGCGACGGGCTGGAGCGCATTTTTTTCATGGGCACCGGCGGCGTGCAGTTCCTCACCCAACCGGCCATTGAGCTTGCCCGCGGTTCAACGGTTTTTCCGGTTTCCGCGGCGTATTCCGCTCAAGTCGTCCTGGAGCCGCCGGCCGGTCTCAATGAAAAGGCGCTGGTCGTCCTGCCCTCGCTGTCGGGCACGACCAAGGAAAGCGTACAGTTGCTTGCCTTCCTCAAGGAACGCGGCGTGAAGACCCTGTCACTGACCGGTCACAAGGATACGCCGCTCGGCCGTGACGCCGACTACAACTTCACGAACTTTGCCGAAGATGACACTTCCTCTGAATCGTTTTACCTGCAAACCCTGATTATTGTGCTCGCACTTCTCGCCGAGCGCGGTGAGTATCCCGATTTCGACGCGACGGTCGCGGAGTTCAGACTGCTGCCGGAACTGCTGGTTTCAGTGAAGGAAAGCTACGAAGCGAACGCCGCCTCCCTCGCCAATGAAATCAAGGACGAGACCTACCACATATTCACCGGTGCAGGGTCTGTTTGGCCGGAAGCCCA
This genomic window from Pararhizobium capsulatum DSM 1112 contains:
- a CDS encoding SIS domain-containing protein — protein: MLNFDRDRFVKIQSGAVAIADDVRTLMRDLLSDGLERIFFMGTGGVQFLTQPAIELARGSTVFPVSAAYSAQVVLEPPAGLNEKALVVLPSLSGTTKESVQLLAFLKERGVKTLSLTGHKDTPLGRDADYNFTNFAEDDTSSESFYLQTLIIVLALLAERGEYPDFDATVAEFRLLPELLVSVKESYEANAASLANEIKDETYHIFTGAGSVWPEAHYYGMCILEEMQWIRTRPVQASDFFHGTLELVEPGVSLFIFKGEDAFRPLTDRVENFAKRYTDKVRVIDAASAGLPGISARTRRLISPVILATMLERLSAHLEVLRDHPLTTRRYYKRVEY